The genomic DNA AtttgttaactattaattatattctggtattaattatataattaaaaaaccaaaaaataatttaaaatatcataaattacaaataacaaaatcattattttatattaaatcattGATCCAAAATTGGATCAGTGAACAGTAGTAACccaaatttggatcagtgaaCAGTGAAACTACATCCAAATTTTCACTGTTGAAATAAAATTTGGGATAATTAACCCCAAATTTAGATATTTGGATCACTGTTGGATTTGTCCTTACCCACACATTTGCCTTGACTGTGACACAAACCTTCGACCTTTGGAAAATGAATACACTAGGCAAGCCAATAAAGGATTGCACCATAAATAATTGTTGAAGTAGTTAAGCTCTTGTCCCCTTGTGGAAGGTTAAGAGTTGGATTTCTGGTGTGCGTGTGTAATTAATTAACAAGAAAAAAACACACTAGACTACTGTTAGAGTCTTGGCGATTTTACACGAAAACAACACCTGGACAACCTCTCATCTACCTTGATTTGTTGAGGGGGTATTGTTGGTCTTAGTAAATATCAATATTGTTTTCATACACACTGAGGTTGATTGTGTAATGATTCAGCCGTCACTCACCACATATTCATGTGGAAAAATACATTGCGAATGCGAGTTCACTGCTgcattatttattttatatatacgGGGTTATCAGGACAGGTAGGCACTATAGCTGACAAGCCATAGGTTTACAAATCATGGCTTAAGATTCAATGTCACCATAAAAGCACCTCAGCAATTTGTTGTTAACAGAGCATAAAAATGTAATTGGTTTGTAGATAGTGGTGCTAAGAGTATCCATGCACTGCAATGGTTGCGCAAGAAAGGTTGAGAAGCACATCTCAAAGATGGACGGTATGAACTCTGTATATAACTTCTTCAATTTTCATTATCACTAGGAATTTACACAAACATGCTCAATTGTTTCTATCTCTGTGTATATCAGGAGTGACATCTTACCAAATAGACCTGGAAACAAAAATGGTGGTGATAATGGGAGATATTGTACCTTTTGAAGTGGTGGAGAGCATTACTAAAGTTAAAAATGCAGAGTTTTGGCAATCTACTTCAGTTgatcacaacacataatcaacCTCAGTGTTCAGTGCTTAAACACCAGATGAGACTAACTATCTTCAGATTGTATTGTCTCTATTATCTTCAGATAAATGAAAGGCAGTAGCAATCTATTCTAAAAAGTATGGTCTGAGACATCATTGTGAATTTTGAAATAAGTTTTGTAAaccataaagaaaataattttgcGAACTATTTGTAAGGACTTTCTGATCATTATGCAATTTAGTATCATGTTCAACAAAAATCTGCAAAActacttggaattttttttttgtaaaactATCAGATAATCAAAAGGTGATTAGCAAGAAACAAGAATAAATAGAAATGTGAAGTTGGAGGGAATAAACAGTTTGTTTGAAGACAGCGGACATGGAGTGGATGATGAGAATGGAAACACCTGAGAGCGACAAGGGGGCTTGAGTTGATGTGTCAAAGCTCTGTCTATAACATAGTTCAACATAACAATTATGGGGTAGAAGAACAACTAGAGCTTACCTTCTCTTCCACAAAAATTTCAAAACTAAGAATTTCAATTTGTTTTTCAATAACTGTGGGTTATAGGCAATAAGGCCCATTGAACGAAGCCCCATTAAGCGGTTAAGCTACTGGGCTGAAGGACCTCCAGGCCCGCGTAACGAAGGCCCACGGAAGCCCAAGCCgagtgtgacggcctcaaccccggggtcaggagttgacgtcactaaacacaattgccaaaaatataaacaacaaaattattattaaaatatactaacttgaccccgaaccaagatccgatccaggttcaagtataattcaggttctcaatattacaaactctttattcaacctctaagacacactaactttattcagcaactcttcagacctcatggtcagatacaaactacctcagaggagccaggtccagtaggggcgggaacacgggtcggtctgactgatcttctaggcatctgcgaaatatacataacagtttgcaagggtgaacataatcgctcagcagtaccaaatatgaataacagattaaaaacTGGAATGTAACAATAAATAGGAACAGAACTATAATCATGATATCAATATTTCATAATGAAAATTAAaggtaactggatatcactattTAGCATGCTTTGTTAAAATATCATAGCAGTGTGCtgtgtaataccagagtccaattttagcatgctaatcattttataaaaccgctgtatcaaccaATTATACTcttatataattcacaaatcccaatcagatacatagcggatatgtgaagacagctgatcaggctatcaacaccagacgactctaactgccatcccatttccctgttccggaactcagagactagctaggtctctgacctgctggactaatcgattttataatgcgcgcaaccgaattagcctcttacgctacctcaataggcctactctggccccaatgtattccatatctgaccgttttatccagttttcaaaacacttgtacctatcttatttttaaaatcatttaattaaccagcacacatataaaatccgtttcgcaattcatttcatttaagacaggtacctttcgaagttactttttcccaaaacacttcgaaaacaatgattttataactacaggggatacgtaacttaaaacatttctgttccattacgagaataaaacatttagctattcatatacactgaaccataaaagaatggtcaggggtacttgccttgcaacgctttacaaatcCTAAGTAGatttcacgctgactttgatcctggaacaactcgactgggatctacaattaaagaataccctaattagttataccgacatgcttgatatcctcaaatcctaataatccaaatccgacaacccgactcgtattattattatgcacataatcatgtaatcacatctctcgacataaataggggtaacacgtaaaatataattatgtacgattacaaatatatttttagaaaattttggcagcaacttctttatttataagactacccgtcgattataatcgacgtcaacaattctcaacaatccacaACATTATTCCACCATTTATATAacgtacatcccaacaccaatcaaaattagttatttaaatccaaacatattttacataattattttattttatttatttatagaatttaggactcagaacatcgtcatcaccgtccaccgtccgctcgtagcgagtcatcgcggtacggcggtaAAATTTCCGGGGTACCCGataattcggattccaaccaaaaatttcaccgatttttaaaattatttttactgcacggtattttatttcacaaaatcagtcAACAAAAATCCCTGCAATAACACAAATTAATTCATATTAAACCAACTGCACAATAATTAAGCCCATAATTAGAGCCCACTACTAAACCCAACTGTCAGGCCCAATAATAGGCCCAACAGAATCCAACACAATCGAGCCGAACAGAATCCAATACAGGGAAACAGCACAGCACATGACCAACACGACCACAGCACACACGCGCCGCGGCTCGCGCGCACACACCGCAAACAACACACACAActcacacacacaacacacacaacacacacaacaccacacaatacacacacaatCACACACAATCACACACAATCGCCTACCTCCGTCACCAACAGGAAAACCGGCGGCAACAGCGGCCAGAGAAAGGAAGAGACAACGATGGAATACAAGGAAACAGGCAGCATAGTAATTACCGAGAGGAGGTGGAAGCAAGCGAAggaagaagaaaatgaaaaaggaaccAAGAAACGAGAGAGAGAAGAGAGCAACAGGGAGAGAGACAATAGAGAGATGATGTTTTAATCTCCCCAAAGCCAACTGCTGACACGTATCTGTTAATtggatacgtgtcaatttcttTTATAAGATTCTGACACGTATCCCAGATATACCCGAGAACTGAAATTTTGCCCCGAAAACTGAATTTAGCGAACCAAGCCacccttaaaataatttcgacAAATTGCCAAAATAAAAGggaaaataatataaatatctcgaagttatggaaaaataaattccgaaatttttaaaacaattctgGGTTGCGCTGcatacccgctttttaataaataatgaaaCGACGCGCGCatgaaacgattcccgaaaattcccaaaatagttttaaaattctccgaataatacgaacttaataaaaatataaatttcataatttttaaagattcccataattaaatatggattttagcatttaacacgctcagaaaatcatttaaaaatgaataattaacaaaatattaatttctcaattttataaagtcctaaaaataattattgaaattataaaattagaaaaccaattttaaaaacaacccaaatatttatggaattaaaattacaataaagtCACCTTTACAAGtaaaataaaatcacataactcatcaataaatcacataattccaatcccacatatcaacaaatcataattaattaaataacattcaataaccgctgccaaaataaatacacatcttttatttttttatttaaacttttattacacttccaaatattagaaataaaataaaaatacacgagtcgttataccgAGGCCCAATACTCGCGGACCGTTGGACAGAACAAGGGACATAACGCTCCCATTTCCCTCAATCAATGATTTGTAACGGATGAATATTCATGGCAGGATTGGGTATAAAAACCCTTGTGAAGTAACACAAAACATACACACATTCTCAACACTCTACTTCTCTTGTATTACTACCCTACTTTTACAGCCAGATtctgattctcacaccggaggtgaatcgggggtacaaaccctcgcattctcttcactttcaggtacGGCCGAAGCGACCGAAGGATCTAggcataacatttggcgccgtctgtgggaatacGAGAGTTACAAGTTGAGAAGACTATAACAAAAACAATTCATGAGCACTCACCGCCACCTGGTTTCACCGACAAGGGACAACCATCCTCCCTAGTCGATGAGGATGGGGTTATCACGCTAACCCCTGAAGAAGATGCCTTACTCCTAAAGATCCAGGCGGAAAAGGCCGCAGAGAAGGGTAAGACCAAAGTTGATCAGATTGACAAAGAAGCGGAAGCGCGAGCCAAGAAAAGAGAAGCCGATGCGCTCCGGATGAAAGCCCTGCAACTGTAGAGGGAAGAAATTGAACTGCAAGAACGAGCCTTGAGGGAAGCGATGCGGGCCGAAGAGACCGGTGGAGCAAATAAAGATAGAAGGGAATGTAGGGCGTATGACGAAGAAGATGAGTCTGACTCTGATTCGCATCCCCGAAGGAAGAGGGCTAAGCAACCTTACTCTTCCGATTCGGATGAGGAGCCCGATGGATCCCGCCTCAGGCTCAATCGCTTAGAGAAGGCCCTGTTCGGTGACAGGAGGCCCGATCGAGAACCTGTTGTAACACAAGAGATTGAACTGTACCGACCCCCTCCGGGCGAAGAGAGACAATTCCCCAAGATGAGCGAGTTCAACGGGAAAGGAGACCCCGAGGACCACTATGAAAAGTATGAACTCCTGATGGTTGGGATGGGCCACAACGATATCATGCTGTGCAAAATGTTCAAGACTTATCTCAAAGGGTCTGCTTCGATGTGGTACAAATCCCTGAAGCCTCGGTCCATCGGGTCTTACGAGCAGTTGAAGAGGAAATTCTTAAAGTACTACTCGCACCTCTGCCGAAAGGCGAAGGATACCGAAGCCTTGGTCCACTGTCGGCAGAGGGCGAATGAAGAGCTGAGGGATTATCTCACTAGGTTCAAGGAAGAAGCGGGGATGGTCACTAATCTGGATAAAATCAAAGCAATGGGCTTCCTAACGGCGGGGCTAGACCCCTATAAAGGTAAAAAGCTTCGCTCATCTCTTTACGATTTTCCCCCAAAATCCCTAAATGATATATATGTGAGAGGCGAGAATATTCGCCGAAAGATGGAAAGTATTGGGGGTATAAAGACTCAAGAAGGGACGACCGATCAAAGCGAGCCGACAGATATGAGGGCTCAAGATCAGGATCTGACCGGAGGGATAGCAGAAAGGAAGGAAGGAAAGAAACAGATCGTGGGGCCGAACGACGTCGAGATAGAGATTCGGCCGTGTTCACTCCTTTGAAAGCGCCGatctccaagattctccatgaGATAAAGGGCAAGCCAGGATTTGTCCGCCCCACCAAGATGAAGGTCCCGAACCACAAGAAAAACCCCGATAAGTACTGTGACTATCACAGGGACAAGGGGCATAACACTGATGAATGCTATCACCTCAAGAAGCTCATTGAGCGCATGATCAAAGACGGCGAGCTTAATCAGTTCGTCCGAGATCTGAGAGATAGACTGGGGCCGAAGGAGAACCCAGAGGAGGAAGTAGAGGCCGACGAGCTAGAGCGAAGGGACAGGATAAGGGGCGAAGTAAAAACTATATCTGGGGGAAGCATTCTGGATAAGGATAGCAAGAcagcaaagaagaagtatgcccGACAGGTGTACAATCTGTATCAATTCGGACAGGCAATGCCCCACATGCCCATGACCTTCAGCACTGAAGACTATGAGGATGTCATTCGCCCGCACGAGGACCCTCTGATCATCAATCCTATCATCGGGCAGAACAAGATATGGAAAGTGATGGTGGATACCGGCAGCTCGGCCAATATACTATTCCACAAAACCTACTGTAAGATGAACTTGGCGGGAGAGCAACTAGAGCCCTGTAACGAGGCTCCCCTTTATGCCATCGGAGGACATCCTATTCAGTTCGAAGGAATGGTTACTCTTCCGGTCCTCCTGGGCAAGTTGTCGTATACCTCCGAGAAGCTGATAAAGTTATATGTGGTTCGGATTGAAAGCCCGTACAATGCAATATTTGGCAGACCCTTCTTATCAACTTTTGAAGCATTGGAGTCTATACCCCACCTCAAACTCAAGTTCCCCGCTGAAAAAGGGGTGGGAGAAATGAGGGGCGATCAGAAAACCGCCCGAATCATAATGCTCGAAGACCTTGAGAAAGACCAGGAGTAAGAAGGGCCAGATGGAACCGGGAAGAGGAAGCGGGCAGAATCCGAACCCCGCGGAAGCCGGGAAATATTGAACATCGAGCTGCAGAAATTTGGAGCCGATCTCTCAAGCCCAATTGCCGAACCCGCAGCAGAAACCGAAGAAGTGGAATTATATGCGGGACATTCGGGAAAAATGGTCTGAATTGGAAAAAACATGGGGGCGGATCTGAAGGCAAAGGTGATAGCTGTCATCCGGCAATACCATGATGTGTTCGCCTGGGGGCCCGAAGATATGCCCGGATTGGATCCCAAGACGGCAACGCACTGCTTGAATGTGCAGCCTGAGGCCAAGCCGGTAAAGCAGAAGAAGAGGACATTTACAGTCGAACGACAGAAGGTAATAGAAGCCGAAGTGGAAAAACTTTTAGAAGCCAAATTTATCGAGGAGATCGAGTATCCTGACTGGCTAGCCAGTGTGGTGGTCGTGAAGAAGTCAAATGGGAAATGGAGGATGTGCGTGGATTACACTGATCTCAACAAAGCATGTCCGAAGGATCACTACCCTTTGCCTAACATCGACCAACTAATAGAAGCAACAACAGGATATGAGGTACTTAGTTTTTTGGACGCTTTTTCTGGTTATCATCAAATTTCTATGAATGATAGGGATGTGCCCAAGACAACGTTCATAACTACGAAGGGGACTTATGCTTATATTAAAATGCCCTTCGGACTGAAGAATGCTGGAGCCACATTCCAGCGAATGGTGAACAAGGTCTTTAAAGAGCAGATCGGGAGGAACATGGAAGCATACGTGAATGATATGATAGTAAAGTCACTATTCCGAGATCATGCCGAAGACTTAAAGGAATGCTTCAAAACTCTCCGAAAGAACAACATGAGGATCAATCCGAACAAATGTACCTTCGGAGTCTCTAGTGGAAAGTGTCTCGGGTACATGGTCAGCGCCCGGGGAATAGAGGCGAACCCGGAGAAGATCGAAACAGTTATCAATATGGAACCTCCCAAATGCATCAGAGATATACAGAAATTGACGGGTCGGCTCACCGCCCTTCGGCGTTTCATTTTCCGGTCAGCTGAGAAAGCACTTCTCTTCTTCGCCGTGCTCAAAGGGTCAAAGAATTTTGAGTGGGGGCCCGAATGCCAAAAGACGTTCGAAGAAGTAAAAGAATATTTGACGAAGGCACCACTCTTGATGAGGCCCGATCCGAAGGAAACTCTTCAGCTTTATCTACTGTGTCCGACAGAACTCTGGGGGCCGTCCTTGTGAAAAATTATGAAGGTAATCAACATCCTGTGTTCTACGTGTCCCATGTCCTCAAGGACGCAGAGACAAGGTACCCCAACGCCGAAAATTTCGCATATGGGTTGGTTATGGCCTCCCGAAAATTGCGACATTATTTCCAAGGCCGGACGGTCCAAGTTGTCACCAGCCAACCTCTGAAGAAGATTTTGACTAGGCCCGAAGCCTCTGGGAGAGTCGTAGCATGGTCCATCGAACTCGGGGAATTTGATCTCGAATACGTTCCCCGAACGGCAATTAAGGCCCAGGCTTTGGccaacttcatggttgaatgcACATTCTCGGGTCCGAAGGATCTTTCGCCTGATGAACAACTAATCCGGATCCCAGGAAAGTGGA from Apium graveolens cultivar Ventura chromosome 5, ASM990537v1, whole genome shotgun sequence includes the following:
- the LOC141724636 gene encoding protein SODIUM POTASSIUM ROOT DEFECTIVE 2; the protein is MGKLRFGRMLDRLCLSSSYGTSCCICINGYGSSFDGVDELEKEPFVGTEGGELVRLKDFVEEPKSLALQLKPKIVVLRVSMHCNGCARKVEKHISKMDGVTSYQIDLETKMVVIMGDIVPFEVVESITKVKNAEFWQSTSVDHNT
- the LOC141660484 gene encoding uncharacterized protein LOC141660484 — protein: MKVPNHKKNPDKYCDYHRDKGHNTDECYHLKKLIERMIKDGELNQFVRDLRDRLGPKENPEEEVEADELERRDRIRGEVKTISGGSILDKDSKTAKKKYARQVYNLYQFGQAMPHMPMTFSTEDYEDVIRPHEDPLIINPIIGQNKIWKVMVDTGSSANILFHKTYCKMNLAGEQLEPCNEAPLYAIGGHPIQFEGMVTLPVLLGKLSYTSEKLIKLYVVRIESPYNAIFGRPFLSTFEALESIPHLKLKFPAEKGVGEMRGDQKTARIIMLEDLEKDQE